Proteins encoded together in one Maricaulis maris window:
- the tmk gene encoding dTMP kinase has protein sequence MARGKLITLEGGEGAGKTTLIRGLTKALAARGIDVVVTREPGGTPGAELLRDILLNGDVQRWSSRTEALLMYAARVDHVERRIKPALDCGAWVICDRFADSTRAYQGVGGGLKAEEIEELRHFALGEFGADLTLIVDIDPEEGLARTLARGEKATRFEKFDSGYHARLRQAFLDIAAEEPERCAVLDGMQPAEAVLENAMALIDARLSTAA, from the coding sequence ATGGCGCGGGGGAAGCTGATTACGCTGGAAGGCGGTGAGGGCGCTGGCAAGACGACGCTCATCCGCGGCCTGACAAAAGCTTTGGCCGCGCGCGGGATCGACGTCGTCGTGACTCGCGAACCGGGCGGCACACCCGGCGCCGAGTTGCTGCGCGACATCCTTTTGAATGGTGACGTCCAGCGCTGGTCCTCCCGCACCGAAGCCCTGTTGATGTACGCCGCCCGCGTCGATCATGTCGAACGCCGGATCAAGCCGGCACTCGACTGCGGCGCGTGGGTGATCTGTGACCGCTTCGCCGATTCAACGCGCGCCTATCAGGGCGTTGGCGGCGGGCTGAAGGCCGAGGAGATCGAGGAGCTTCGCCATTTCGCCCTCGGTGAGTTCGGTGCCGATCTGACCCTGATCGTCGATATCGATCCGGAGGAGGGGCTTGCGCGCACCCTGGCCCGCGGTGAAAAGGCGACCCGGTTCGAGAAATTCGATTCCGGCTATCATGCCCGTCTGCGTCAGGCCTTCCTCGACATCGCAGCAGAAGAGCCGGAACGCTGCGCCGTTCTGGATGGCATGCAGCCCGCCGAGGCTGTCCTGGAAAACGCCATGGCGCTCATTGATGCGCGTCTGTCGACAGCGGCATGA
- a CDS encoding MBL fold metallo-hydrolase, with product MTGITRLTLLGTGSSGGVPRSNGDWGVCDPDNPRNRRRRCSALIEHARTEADLSDGEYVTRVVIDTSPDFREQMLSAKVRRIDGVVMTHDHADQTHGIDDLRAFAYLQRQRIPVWMDKVTAGSLTRRFGYTFQAPPNSGYPPILDQRPMPGFGEVVDVDGPGGCVAIIPFDQEHGPIRSLGFRVGDLAYSADINGLPDDSAAILSGVKCWVVDALRDEPHPTHFHLDDALEAIARVGQPLGVLTNLHNTLDYETLAARLPEGVRPAHDGIRIEQSGDRISILD from the coding sequence ATGACCGGGATCACCCGGCTGACGCTACTGGGAACCGGCTCCTCGGGCGGTGTGCCGCGATCAAATGGCGACTGGGGCGTTTGCGATCCGGACAATCCGCGCAATCGCCGTCGGCGCTGCTCGGCCCTGATCGAGCACGCGCGAACAGAAGCTGACCTGAGCGATGGCGAGTACGTGACCCGAGTGGTCATCGATACCTCTCCGGATTTTCGCGAGCAGATGCTGTCCGCCAAGGTTCGCCGGATCGACGGTGTGGTGATGACCCACGACCATGCCGACCAGACCCATGGCATCGACGATCTGCGTGCCTTTGCCTATCTCCAGCGCCAGCGTATCCCGGTCTGGATGGATAAGGTGACCGCCGGCTCTCTGACCCGACGCTTCGGCTACACTTTTCAGGCGCCGCCTAATTCAGGCTATCCACCGATCCTCGACCAACGTCCGATGCCGGGCTTTGGCGAGGTTGTTGATGTTGACGGCCCGGGTGGCTGTGTCGCGATCATCCCGTTTGACCAGGAACACGGTCCGATACGCTCGCTTGGTTTCCGGGTCGGTGATTTGGCGTATTCCGCCGACATCAACGGTTTGCCCGATGACAGCGCCGCGATCCTGTCGGGCGTGAAATGCTGGGTCGTCGATGCCTTGCGCGACGAACCACACCCGACGCATTTCCACCTCGACGACGCGCTCGAAGCGATCGCACGGGTTGGGCAGCCGCTCGGTGTCCTGACCAATCTCCACAACACGCTCGATTACGAGACGCTCGCCGCGCGACTGCCGGAGGGTGTCCGACCAGCCCATGACGGGATCCGGATTGAGCAGAGCGGCGACAGGATTTCCATCCTCGATTGA
- the hflX gene encoding GTPase HflX: MIEREAPVSRALVIHPASRADMARADARLEEASGLAEALDLEVADAFILQTRKIDSGRYFGRGKMAEIGDLITELEANVAVIDTALSPIQQRNLEKAWNVKVIDRTGLILEIFGQRARTKEGVLQVELARLAYERSRLVRTWTHLERQRGGRGFLAGPGETQIETDRRLLNEKMAKLRRQLDEVRRTRTLHRAQRQDVPFPTVAFVGYTNAGKSTLFNALTGAGVFAQDMPFATLDPTVRAVDLPGGTRILLSDTVGFITDLPTELIAAFRATLEEVREADLLVHVIDASDPDRVGRIQDVESVLDAIEAGPSHDQAMIEAWNKADRLDEEDSEDLAITVQMANLKAGRPIKLALSAITGMGVETFIEAIERALSTEDERVEIHIPPQDARALAWLHAHGDVLASKVNPETGATTLQVRLHPVEAGRFRSQFPELAIPQGIGEVEDEDDF, encoded by the coding sequence TTGATTGAGCGCGAGGCGCCGGTATCGCGCGCCCTTGTCATACATCCCGCCAGCCGCGCCGACATGGCGCGTGCGGACGCGCGTCTTGAAGAAGCGTCCGGTCTGGCTGAAGCCCTTGATCTTGAGGTCGCGGACGCCTTCATCCTGCAAACGCGAAAGATCGACAGCGGACGCTATTTCGGCCGCGGCAAGATGGCTGAAATCGGTGACCTGATCACCGAGCTTGAGGCCAATGTCGCGGTCATCGATACAGCCCTGTCTCCGATCCAGCAGCGCAATCTGGAAAAAGCCTGGAATGTGAAAGTGATCGACCGGACCGGTCTGATCCTTGAGATTTTCGGTCAGCGCGCCCGGACCAAGGAAGGCGTGCTGCAAGTCGAGCTGGCCCGCCTGGCCTATGAGCGCTCCAGGCTCGTGCGGACCTGGACCCACCTTGAACGCCAGCGTGGCGGTCGCGGCTTCCTGGCCGGCCCCGGCGAGACCCAGATCGAGACCGACCGGCGCCTCCTCAACGAGAAGATGGCGAAGCTGCGTCGCCAGCTCGACGAGGTCCGCCGTACCCGGACCCTGCACCGTGCCCAGCGCCAGGATGTACCGTTCCCGACGGTCGCCTTCGTCGGCTATACCAACGCCGGAAAGTCCACCTTGTTCAATGCGTTGACCGGGGCAGGCGTGTTCGCACAGGACATGCCTTTCGCGACCCTGGACCCGACGGTGAGGGCGGTCGACCTGCCTGGTGGCACCCGCATCCTGCTGTCCGACACGGTGGGGTTCATCACCGACCTGCCGACCGAGCTGATTGCGGCCTTCCGCGCCACCCTCGAGGAAGTGCGTGAAGCCGACCTGCTCGTCCATGTGATCGACGCCTCGGATCCGGACCGGGTCGGGCGGATCCAGGATGTCGAGAGCGTGCTCGATGCGATTGAAGCCGGGCCCAGCCATGACCAGGCCATGATTGAAGCCTGGAACAAGGCCGACCGGCTCGACGAGGAAGACAGTGAAGACCTCGCGATCACCGTCCAGATGGCCAATCTGAAGGCCGGCCGGCCGATAAAGCTGGCCCTCTCAGCGATTACCGGAATGGGTGTCGAGACCTTCATTGAGGCGATTGAACGGGCGCTTTCGACCGAGGATGAGCGGGTTGAAATCCACATTCCGCCGCAGGATGCCCGGGCGCTGGCCTGGTTGCATGCTCATGGCGATGTGCTGGCCAGCAAGGTCAATCCCGAGACCGGGGCGACCACGCTTCAGGTCCGCCTGCACCCGGTCGAGGCCGGGCGCTTCCGCTCGCAATTCCCGGAACTGGCCATCCCGCAGGGGATTGGCGAGGTCGAGGACGAAGACGACTTCTGA
- a CDS encoding TrkH family potassium uptake protein — MTPVAFLRPLGALWVLLAGVALFAAFVAVAIGEPHLAPLFATTALIAFIPGVFILAATRGMRSKASALDALGLALLSWITAPAMAALPFWLTGYFDPLDAVFEAYSAVTTTGATLLPADDLPRSLIFWRAILAWLGGYATLLLAIGIFAALDRDVPAIRKSALLTLRSDDVFSHLPVAARRVGMIYAVMTSVIWLGLLFAGNGLFASTVLAMSAISTSGYTVTDGGLLATIGPVSTGWIVIGCLVGSLNIALFWDVIRDRSVLRDPDILGIGALVIGLGGFFILARPGTPFSDLMDAAFIVSTSGFSAGGGVIPALAASIFVALIGGSAASTTGGIKVSRILLLWKRMGAELAVLSDPRSMVPVTFRGRRVHEGALVGIWSYVLAFVAAIGLGTMALTGAGLDFETAFIAMTSALANIGPMLNQSQPLTSWNQLPDQTKPILISAMILGRLEVLAAVAAIWALFFRK; from the coding sequence ATGACGCCTGTCGCCTTCCTCCGGCCGCTGGGTGCGCTCTGGGTTCTCCTGGCCGGCGTAGCGCTGTTTGCGGCCTTCGTTGCGGTCGCCATCGGCGAGCCGCATCTGGCACCACTGTTTGCGACCACAGCACTGATTGCCTTCATCCCGGGTGTCTTCATCCTCGCCGCGACCCGCGGCATGCGCTCGAAGGCGAGTGCTCTGGACGCGCTGGGACTGGCCCTCCTGTCCTGGATCACGGCGCCCGCGATGGCCGCGCTACCGTTCTGGCTGACCGGGTATTTCGATCCCCTGGACGCCGTGTTCGAGGCTTATTCCGCGGTCACCACAACCGGTGCGACCCTGCTGCCGGCCGATGACCTGCCGCGCTCGCTGATCTTCTGGCGGGCGATCCTCGCCTGGCTCGGGGGCTATGCGACGCTTCTGCTTGCCATCGGCATCTTCGCAGCCCTCGACCGGGATGTGCCCGCGATCCGCAAGTCCGCTCTCCTGACCCTTCGGTCCGACGACGTGTTCTCGCACCTTCCGGTCGCGGCGCGCCGTGTCGGCATGATCTATGCCGTCATGACCTCGGTGATCTGGCTCGGCCTGCTGTTCGCTGGCAACGGCTTGTTTGCATCCACTGTGCTGGCCATGAGTGCGATTTCGACCAGCGGTTACACGGTCACCGACGGCGGTCTGCTGGCGACTATAGGCCCGGTCTCGACCGGCTGGATCGTGATCGGCTGTCTCGTCGGATCACTCAATATCGCCCTGTTCTGGGATGTCATCCGTGACCGCTCCGTGCTGCGGGATCCCGACATTCTCGGGATCGGCGCGCTGGTGATCGGGCTTGGCGGCTTCTTCATCCTGGCGCGCCCCGGCACCCCGTTCTCCGACCTCATGGACGCGGCCTTCATCGTGTCGACCAGCGGATTTTCCGCCGGTGGCGGGGTGATCCCCGCTCTGGCCGCCTCGATTTTTGTCGCCCTGATCGGCGGTTCGGCAGCGTCGACGACCGGCGGCATCAAGGTCTCGCGCATCCTGCTATTGTGGAAGCGGATGGGGGCCGAACTTGCTGTCCTGTCGGACCCCCGCAGCATGGTCCCGGTGACCTTCCGGGGGCGCCGGGTTCACGAGGGGGCCTTGGTCGGTATCTGGTCCTATGTGCTGGCCTTCGTGGCGGCGATCGGGCTCGGGACGATGGCGCTGACGGGCGCCGGCCTCGACTTCGAAACGGCCTTCATTGCCATGACATCGGCCCTCGCCAATATCGGTCCCATGCTCAACCAGTCGCAACCGCTGACGAGCTGGAACCAATTGCCGGACCAGACCAAACCCATCCTTATTTCAGCCATGATCCTCGGGCGTCTGGAGGTCCTTGCGGCCGTCGCCGCCATCTGGGCTCTCTTCTTCAGGAAATGA
- a CDS encoding DNA polymerase III subunit delta' has product MSTDPDIGSDVQPGCLAPRERYDLFGHDAAEQAFADAWDSGRLHHAWMITGPRGVGKASLAWRAARRVLGARPMPEAGPLGASAQDPVCKLIESQATPDLLLLRRPWDDKRKRWRAEITVEEARRAPHFFEMSSGGGGWRVCIVDSADDMNNNAANALLKTLEEPPKRGVLFLVTHTPGRLPATIRSRCRRLTLRASSVEATAGWLEETGSARDSGSALAASKLAGGAPGRALTLIAGGGVDLAAEVNLLVDRGAAASDADIRRLAERLSLKGQEEMRDLFYEVLANAIRGQARDRAEAGRDATGWLDSWRDLNTLVRDANALYLDPRQTILSALGQVRDVARKEKAGA; this is encoded by the coding sequence ATGAGTACCGATCCGGATATCGGCTCGGACGTCCAGCCCGGCTGCCTAGCACCGCGAGAACGCTATGACCTGTTTGGCCATGACGCTGCCGAGCAGGCCTTTGCCGACGCCTGGGACAGTGGCCGCCTGCACCACGCCTGGATGATCACCGGCCCGCGCGGCGTCGGCAAGGCTAGCCTGGCCTGGCGGGCGGCGCGGCGTGTGCTCGGTGCGCGACCGATGCCGGAAGCCGGTCCGCTTGGCGCTTCGGCCCAGGATCCGGTCTGCAAACTCATTGAATCCCAGGCGACACCGGACCTGTTGCTGCTACGCCGCCCGTGGGATGACAAACGCAAGCGCTGGCGCGCCGAGATCACCGTCGAGGAAGCGCGTCGGGCGCCGCATTTCTTCGAGATGAGTTCCGGGGGCGGCGGCTGGCGGGTCTGTATCGTCGACAGTGCCGATGACATGAACAACAACGCCGCCAATGCCTTGCTCAAGACCCTTGAGGAACCCCCCAAGCGCGGCGTGCTGTTTCTGGTGACCCATACGCCGGGGCGCTTGCCGGCCACCATCCGGTCGCGCTGCCGGCGCTTGACCTTGCGGGCGTCCTCGGTCGAGGCGACAGCCGGCTGGCTGGAAGAGACGGGGTCAGCCCGCGATTCCGGTTCAGCGCTGGCCGCTTCGAAACTGGCCGGCGGCGCGCCGGGGCGGGCGCTGACCCTGATTGCCGGCGGTGGTGTTGATCTCGCGGCGGAGGTCAATCTGCTGGTTGATCGCGGCGCGGCGGCCAGCGACGCCGATATTCGCCGTCTTGCTGAACGTCTCAGCCTGAAGGGCCAGGAGGAGATGCGCGACCTTTTCTATGAAGTTCTGGCCAATGCCATTCGCGGCCAGGCCCGCGATCGCGCCGAAGCCGGACGCGACGCCACCGGCTGGCTGGACAGCTGGCGTGACCTCAACACGCTTGTCCGGGACGCCAACGCCCTCTATCTCGATCCCAGACAGACGATATTGAGCGCGCTCGGCCAGGTCCGCGATGTGGCGCGCAAGGAAAAGGCCGGCGCCTGA
- the trkA gene encoding Trk system potassium transporter TrkA, with translation MKAIVCGAGQVGVGIARALAREGNAVTVVDWSTELVDNVVTDLDVQGVVGHGSHPDVLERAGARQADLIVAVTHSDETNMVACQVAHSLFHTPMRIARVRAQNYLDPAWGDLFSTGNMPVDVVISPELEVGRAILQRVETPGAFNTAVFSGGRVQLLGLRLDENSPVAGSTTEQVMELFPDLRLAVVGVQREQTLFIPKLHDPLLAGDDVYVVTESRQVRRILDIFGRSSEQIRRVVVVGAGNIGVYVARALERAGGVKVRLIEADKSRAEAAAESLKKTVVLHGDGLDAKLMREAGVSEAELVVCVTNDDKVNMLSAVMAKREGAERALSLINDRAFENLRDALGIDVLIDPRATTVSTILQHIRRGRITGLQSLGGGQAEALEGVALSTSPLVGKTLDELELPDGVALGAVVRGDKVILPCDDGRIRENDRVLLFCNTALIPKVEHLFRVSLEYF, from the coding sequence ATGAAAGCGATTGTCTGCGGAGCAGGGCAGGTTGGCGTCGGGATTGCCCGCGCCCTTGCCCGCGAGGGAAATGCGGTGACCGTCGTCGACTGGTCGACCGAGCTGGTCGACAATGTCGTCACCGATCTGGACGTGCAGGGTGTTGTCGGCCACGGCTCGCACCCTGATGTGCTCGAACGGGCCGGCGCGCGGCAGGCTGACCTGATCGTTGCGGTGACGCACTCGGACGAGACCAACATGGTGGCCTGCCAGGTCGCCCACTCGCTCTTCCACACGCCGATGCGGATCGCGCGGGTTCGGGCCCAGAACTATCTCGACCCGGCCTGGGGCGACCTGTTCTCGACCGGCAACATGCCGGTTGATGTGGTGATTTCGCCCGAGCTCGAGGTCGGTCGGGCCATTCTCCAGCGGGTGGAAACACCGGGCGCATTCAACACCGCGGTCTTCTCCGGCGGACGGGTGCAGCTGCTCGGCCTGCGCCTGGACGAGAACTCGCCGGTGGCCGGCTCCACGACCGAGCAGGTAATGGAGCTCTTCCCGGACCTGCGTCTGGCCGTGGTCGGGGTGCAGCGCGAACAAACGCTTTTCATTCCCAAACTACATGACCCGCTGCTCGCCGGGGATGACGTCTATGTCGTCACCGAAAGCCGCCAGGTCCGTCGCATCCTCGATATCTTCGGACGCAGCTCGGAACAGATCCGCCGTGTGGTGGTGGTCGGGGCCGGCAATATCGGCGTCTATGTCGCCCGGGCGCTGGAACGCGCCGGCGGGGTCAAGGTCCGCCTGATCGAAGCCGACAAGTCGCGGGCCGAAGCGGCAGCCGAGAGCCTGAAGAAGACCGTTGTCCTGCACGGTGACGGGCTTGATGCCAAGCTGATGCGTGAAGCCGGCGTCAGCGAGGCCGAGCTCGTGGTCTGTGTGACCAATGACGACAAGGTCAACATGCTGTCTGCGGTCATGGCCAAGCGGGAAGGGGCCGAGCGCGCCCTGTCGCTGATCAATGACCGGGCCTTCGAAAACCTGCGCGACGCGCTCGGTATCGACGTCCTGATTGATCCGCGGGCGACCACGGTTTCGACCATCCTCCAGCATATCCGCCGCGGACGCATTACCGGGCTGCAAAGTCTGGGCGGCGGGCAGGCGGAAGCGCTGGAAGGCGTCGCGCTGTCGACCTCGCCGCTGGTCGGCAAGACGCTGGACGAGCTGGAATTGCCCGATGGTGTGGCGCTCGGCGCCGTGGTTCGCGGGGACAAGGTCATCCTGCCCTGTGATGACGGCCGGATCCGCGAGAATGATCGCGTTCTGCTGTTCTGCAACACCGCGCTGATCCCCAAGGTCGAGCACCTCTTCCGCGTCAGCCTCGAATATTTCTGA
- a CDS encoding D-alanyl-D-alanine carboxypeptidase family protein: MRVFSALAFTLSLAITAPLAAQTTYQTNASHAVILDAETGEVFFSLNGEEAMPPASMSKMMTVLMLIEALEAGSLSLDDELPVSEHAWRTGGAASGSSTMFLEVNSRARVEDLLRGIIIQSGNDACIVVAEAIGGSEEAFADMMTDRAHELGLASASFANATGWPDPDHRISALDLARLARILIEDHPDYYGIWSEREFTYNGIRQFNRNPLLGVFSGADGLKTGHTQESGYGLVGSAERDGERRIIVFNGMDSNADRATEAERMMRAALSDYGLYRLFEAGDAVDARAEVFMGEADSVALRVDTDITAGLHRRARRDLSVTVNYDGPLVAPIVEGDVVGTLVVEAPDYGPRTYDLVAAESVAEKGLMGRIGAAIAHMLRG; this comes from the coding sequence GTGCGCGTTTTTTCAGCATTAGCCTTCACCCTTTCACTCGCGATCACGGCGCCCTTGGCGGCGCAGACCACGTATCAGACCAATGCCAGTCACGCCGTCATCCTCGACGCGGAGACCGGTGAGGTCTTCTTCTCGCTCAACGGCGAGGAGGCGATGCCGCCGGCCTCGATGAGCAAGATGATGACCGTGCTGATGCTGATCGAGGCGCTCGAGGCCGGTTCACTGTCGCTGGATGACGAATTGCCGGTCTCCGAACACGCCTGGCGCACCGGTGGCGCGGCCTCGGGCTCCTCGACCATGTTCCTCGAGGTCAATTCGCGCGCCCGGGTCGAGGACCTGCTGCGCGGGATCATCATCCAGTCTGGCAATGATGCCTGCATCGTCGTCGCCGAAGCGATCGGCGGCAGCGAGGAAGCCTTTGCCGACATGATGACCGACCGCGCCCACGAGCTCGGCCTGGCCAGCGCCAGCTTTGCCAATGCGACCGGCTGGCCCGATCCCGATCACCGCATCAGCGCGCTCGACCTGGCCCGTCTCGCCCGCATCCTGATCGAGGACCACCCCGATTATTACGGCATCTGGTCGGAGCGCGAGTTTACCTATAACGGCATTCGCCAGTTCAACCGCAATCCGCTTCTTGGCGTGTTTTCCGGGGCCGACGGTCTCAAGACCGGACACACCCAGGAGAGTGGCTATGGCCTGGTCGGGTCGGCCGAGCGCGATGGCGAGCGCCGGATCATCGTCTTCAACGGCATGGACTCCAACGCCGACCGCGCCACCGAAGCCGAGCGCATGATGCGGGCCGCGCTGAGTGATTACGGCCTGTATCGCCTGTTTGAGGCCGGCGACGCAGTCGATGCGCGAGCGGAGGTCTTCATGGGTGAGGCGGACAGTGTGGCCCTGCGCGTCGACACCGATATCACCGCCGGACTGCACCGCCGCGCCCGCCGCGATCTCAGCGTCACGGTGAATTATGACGGCCCGCTGGTCGCTCCGATTGTCGAGGGTGATGTGGTCGGCACGCTGGTCGTCGAGGCGCCGGATTACGGCCCGCGGACCTATGATCTGGTCGCCGCTGAAAGCGTGGCGGAAAAGGGCCTGATGGGCCGCATCGGGGCAGCGATCGCCCATATGCTGCGGGGCTGA
- a CDS encoding D-amino-acid transaminase → MMRFAYVNGRFCAHPDAAIHVEDRGFQFADAVYEVWSVRDGRLMDADGHFQRLSRSLAELRIPEPRSRPALERIIRELLRRNRVSNGLVYLQISRGQARRDHAFPKQAITPTIVLTCKRLDFAAADRRAETGIGVITVPDQRWARCDIKTVNLLPNVLAKQAAYEAGAAEAWQVDADGYVTEGSSTNAWIVTKAGKLLTRQADNGILHGITRARILDCAQRLGLEIEERAFTPAEALDAREAFLTSATSFVTPVVSIDGKTVANGAPGSLARALRETYLAEA, encoded by the coding sequence CTGATGCGCTTCGCTTATGTAAACGGCCGCTTTTGTGCGCACCCTGACGCCGCCATCCATGTCGAGGATCGCGGCTTTCAGTTTGCCGATGCGGTCTATGAGGTCTGGAGTGTCCGCGACGGACGTCTGATGGATGCCGACGGGCATTTCCAGCGCCTGTCACGCTCGCTGGCAGAGCTGCGGATTCCGGAACCCCGCTCGCGCCCCGCGCTCGAGCGCATCATTCGCGAATTGCTGCGGCGGAACCGGGTCAGCAACGGGCTGGTCTATCTCCAGATTTCCCGCGGCCAGGCCCGCCGCGATCATGCCTTCCCGAAACAGGCGATCACCCCGACCATCGTGCTGACCTGCAAACGGCTCGACTTCGCAGCGGCGGACAGGCGGGCCGAGACCGGTATTGGCGTCATTACGGTGCCGGACCAGCGCTGGGCACGCTGTGATATCAAAACCGTCAACCTGTTGCCGAATGTCCTCGCCAAGCAGGCGGCTTACGAGGCGGGCGCTGCCGAGGCCTGGCAGGTTGACGCGGACGGATATGTCACCGAGGGCAGCTCGACCAATGCCTGGATCGTCACCAAGGCCGGAAAACTGCTGACCCGTCAGGCCGATAACGGCATCCTGCACGGCATCACGCGGGCACGAATTCTTGATTGTGCCCAACGACTTGGCCTGGAAATTGAGGAGAGGGCCTTCACCCCTGCGGAGGCGCTCGATGCGCGTGAGGCTTTCCTCACCTCGGCAACCTCATTCGTGACCCCGGTGGTGTCGATCGATGGCAAGACGGTAGCCAATGGCGCCCCCGGCTCGCTGGCCCGGGCCCTGCGCGAGACCTACCTCGCCGAGGCCTGA
- the hfq gene encoding RNA chaperone Hfq, with amino-acid sequence MSHDKKQNLQDVFLNSVRKTKTPLTIFLVNGVKLQGVVTWFDNFCVLLRRDGLSQLVYKHAISTIMPAAPVSLFEDDKADDDAVEESATD; translated from the coding sequence ATGTCGCACGATAAAAAACAAAACCTCCAGGATGTCTTCCTGAACTCTGTGCGTAAAACGAAGACGCCTCTGACCATCTTCCTCGTCAACGGGGTAAAGCTGCAGGGCGTTGTGACCTGGTTCGACAATTTCTGTGTCCTGCTCCGTCGCGACGGGCTGTCCCAGCTCGTCTACAAGCACGCCATCTCGACCATCATGCCGGCAGCTCCGGTCTCCCTGTTCGAGGATGACAAGGCGGATGACGACGCAGTGGAAGAGAGCGCCACGGATTGA
- a CDS encoding TatD family hydrolase — translation MLIDSHVNLHGEQFAEDLDDVIERARAAGVGRMITICCQLTDFEAVSAIAERHDDIWCTIGAHPHHAKDRPDITADELIEIAQHPKVVGIGETGLDFHYGYSPREDQFRSLTAHVEAARRTDLPLILHTRDADDAMADLLEVEMGKGAFRPLLHCYTGGSGMAQRASRLGAYFAASGIITFKKAEEVRAVFRDDVADDRVIIETDCPYLAPIPHRGRRCEPAFLPDVARGLAAVKGWSEDEVAEKTTANFFRLFDRVPQP, via the coding sequence ATGTTGATCGACAGTCACGTCAACCTGCACGGTGAGCAATTCGCCGAGGATCTCGATGATGTCATCGAGCGTGCCCGCGCGGCCGGGGTTGGCCGGATGATCACGATCTGCTGCCAACTCACCGATTTTGAAGCGGTTTCCGCGATCGCCGAACGCCATGACGATATCTGGTGCACGATTGGCGCGCATCCCCATCACGCCAAGGATCGTCCAGACATCACGGCTGACGAACTCATTGAAATCGCTCAGCATCCCAAAGTGGTCGGGATTGGCGAGACCGGTCTGGACTTCCACTACGGCTATTCGCCGCGAGAGGACCAGTTCCGCTCGCTGACCGCCCATGTCGAGGCCGCCAGGCGCACCGATCTGCCCTTGATCCTGCATACGCGCGACGCCGACGACGCCATGGCGGATCTGCTTGAAGTGGAAATGGGGAAGGGGGCGTTTCGTCCGCTTTTGCATTGCTACACAGGCGGTTCCGGCATGGCACAGCGCGCCTCGCGGCTCGGCGCCTATTTCGCCGCGTCCGGGATCATCACCTTCAAGAAGGCCGAGGAGGTCCGCGCCGTCTTTCGTGATGACGTCGCCGACGACCGGGTCATCATCGAGACCGATTGCCCGTATCTCGCGCCAATCCCGCATCGCGGCCGTCGCTGCGAACCGGCTTTCCTGCCGGATGTTGCGCGCGGCCTGGCCGCCGTCAAAGGGTGGAGCGAGGACGAGGTCGCGGAAAAAACCACCGCCAACTTCTTCCGCCTTTTTGACCGGGTGCCGCAGCCATGA
- the mazG gene encoding nucleoside triphosphate pyrophosphohydrolase, whose product MSTPPETLPPIDRLIAIMAKLRDPDGGCPWDLEQDFASIAPYTIEEAYEVADAIERKRYDELKDELGDLLLQVVFHSRMAEEDGLFRFDDVAAAINDKMIRRHPHVFGDLATRDSETQTAEWEAIKARERKASDKGTSLLDDVPIALPALKRAQKLQKRAATVGFDWPTANHVLAKVDEELAEVREAMAAGDQEAVAEEIGDLIFVCTNLGRKMKIDVEAATRGANAKFERRFRHIEDTLSARGKRPQDTPLDEMEALWNDAKRIEKSTPVSG is encoded by the coding sequence ATGTCCACGCCGCCCGAAACCCTGCCCCCGATCGACCGCCTGATTGCCATCATGGCGAAGCTGCGTGATCCCGACGGAGGATGCCCGTGGGACCTGGAACAGGATTTCGCCAGCATCGCGCCCTACACGATCGAGGAAGCCTATGAAGTTGCCGATGCGATTGAGCGGAAGCGTTATGACGAGCTCAAGGACGAGCTGGGCGATCTCTTGCTCCAGGTCGTGTTTCACAGCCGCATGGCCGAGGAAGACGGATTGTTCCGTTTCGATGACGTCGCAGCGGCGATCAACGACAAGATGATCCGCCGACACCCGCACGTTTTCGGTGATCTCGCGACCCGTGATTCAGAGACGCAAACGGCGGAATGGGAAGCGATCAAGGCCCGCGAGCGCAAGGCGTCAGACAAGGGCACCAGCCTTCTGGACGATGTGCCGATCGCCCTTCCCGCGCTCAAGCGCGCCCAGAAGCTGCAAAAGCGCGCCGCCACCGTCGGCTTCGACTGGCCAACCGCGAACCATGTTCTGGCCAAGGTGGATGAGGAATTGGCTGAGGTTCGCGAGGCCATGGCGGCCGGCGATCAGGAGGCTGTCGCCGAGGAGATCGGCGATCTGATCTTCGTGTGCACCAATCTCGGTCGCAAGATGAAGATTGATGTCGAGGCCGCGACCCGCGGTGCGAATGCCAAGTTCGAACGCCGCTTCCGGCATATCGAGGACACGCTGTCAGCTCGGGGAAAAAGGCCCCAGGACACGCCACTGGACGAGATGGAAGCCCTGTGGAACGACGCCAAACGGATCGAAAAATCGACGCCGGTCTCGGGCTGA